The following DNA comes from Halobacillus litoralis.
ATTTGGCTACGACAGCAGTGAGCTGTTATCCAAATGCCGGCTTGCCAGATGAAGAGGGTAACTATCATGAAACACCAGAATCGTTAGCTGCCAAAGTCGCCGGCTTTGCTGAAAAAGGCTGGCTGAATGTGGTTGGGGGCTGTTGTGGCACGACTCCCGCTCACATTAAAGCGATCGCAGAAGCAGTGAAGGGATTCCCTCCAAGAAAAGCACCGAAATCACATGCCCATGCAGTAACCGGAATCGAACCATTAATTTACGATGATCCCGGTGACCGTCCGATTCTCATCGGCGAGCGCACAAATGTAATTGGGTCACGGAAGTTCAAACGACTTATTGCAGAAGGAAAATTTGAAGAAGCTTCCGAAATTGCTCGAGCACAAGTGAAGAAAGGTGCACAAGTCATCGATATTTGCCTCGCTGACCCTGACAGGGATGAAGTCACGGATATGGAAGCGTTCATGAAACAAGTCGTCAACAAAGTGAAGGTACCACTCGTCATCGATTCCACAGATATGAATGTTATTGAAAAAGCTCTCACTTTCTCTCAAGGGAAAGTGATTATCAACTCCATCAACTTGGAAGATGGAGTTGAGCGCTTCAAAGATGTCCTCCCGCTGGTAAAACAATACGGAGCAGCACTCGTCGTCGGTACAATCGATGAAGATGGTATGGCTGTTACAGCTGAGAGGAAGCTGGAGGTGGCTAAGCGGTCACATGACATTCTCGTCTTTGAATATGGTATGAACCCGCAAGATATCATATTCGATCCTCTCGTCTTTCCTGTCGGCACTGGTGATGAACAATATATCGGGTCAGCTGAGGCGACCATTGAAGGCATTCGACTGATTAAAGAACACCTCCCCCTATGTCAGACGGTTCTCGGTGTGAGCAACGTCTCGTTCGGTCTCCCTCCTGTGGGACGTGAAGTGTTGAACGCGGTTTACCTATATCACTGCACCAAAGCGGGACTTGACTACGCAATTGTCAATACGGAAAAGTTGGAGCGTTACGCCTCTATTGATGAAAAAGAAATCAAACAAGCGGACGAACTTTTGTTCAATACAAGTGATCAAACATTGGCTGCATTCACTGCTTTTTATCGTGGTAAGAAAAAAGAGAAAAAAGTACCCACATCGACCATGACTCTAGCTGAACGTCTTGCCCACTACGTTGTCGAGGGTACGAAAGAAGGACTTCTTCCTGATTTAGAAAAGGCCCTTGCTGAATATGACACGCCCCTGTTAATCATTAATGGCCCCTTGATGGACGGAATGGCAGAGGTAGGACGGCTATTCAATGACAATCAATTAATTGTAGCGGAGGTTTTACAAAGCGCCGAAGTTATGAAAGCTTCCGTCGCTTTTCTTGAACCCCATATGGAAAAAGGCGATACGTCTAACAAAAAAGGAAAAGTGCTGTTAGCTACCGTCAAAGGTGACGTCCATGATATAGGTAAAAATCTTGTTGAAATCATTTTAAGCAACAATGGATTTGAGGTGGTCGACCTTGGAATAAAGGTCACTCCTGCCGAACTGATAGCACAAATCAAACAGGAAAACCCGACAATCGTCGGCCTTTCCGGATTGCTCGTCAAATCTGCCCAACAAATGGTGTTGACCGCCCAAGACTTGGCACAGCAGAAAATATCGCTGCCGATTCTCGTCGGGGGTGCAGCTTTATCAAGAAAGTTCACCCATACAAAAATATCCCCGGAATATGATGGCCCTGTTTTATATGCAAAAGATGCGATGGATGGACTATCCATTTCCAACCAATTAAGCACAGAGGAACAACGCGGCAAGTTTCTAGAAGACCACGCTCAAAAACAAGCGATAGCTTTATCAAGAGCAGCTACTCCAACAGAAGGCGATGGTGCCACGGCGGTAGCGACAAGAGCGAAGTCGAGTGTTTCAACAAAGGTCCCTGTTTTCAAACCTCATGACTTTGAAAAACACGTCATCCGCCGCCACCCAGTCGCCCATATCGAGCCCTATATCAACATGCAAATGCTCATTGGTCATCATTTAGGCCTGAAAGGAAAGTTCACAAAACTCCTTGAGCAGAAAAATGAAAAAGCACTCCATTTGAAAGAAGTGGTGGATGGGCTTATAACTCGGGCAAAAGCAGAGCAATGGGTTCAACCATCATCGATGTACCGTTTCTTCCCTGCTCAATCGGACGGAGATGATATCATCATTTACGACCCAGGCGATCATTCGACCATCGTAGAACGGTTCGCTTTTCCAAGACAGAATAAAGAACCACACCTCTGTTTAGCTGATTATTTGCGCCCAGTTCATAGTGGAGAGATGGACTATGTGGGATTTTTCGCTGTCACTGCTGGAAAAGGCATACGAAAAAGAGCCGTTGAATTGAAAGAACAAGGTCATTACTTAGAAAGCCATGCCTTGCAAGCCTTAGCTTTAGAAACAGCTGAAGGTTTAGCAGAACAGATTCACCAACAAATACGTGATAAATGGGGGTTTCCTGACCCTACAGATTTCACAATGCAAGAACGCTTTTCAGCCAAATACCAGGGACAACGCTACTCTTTCGGTTATCCAGCATGTCCTGAATTAGACGACCAGAAGAAGTTGTTCCAATTGATTCAACCTGAAGAAATAGGGATTGAGCTTACAGAAGAATGTATGATGGAACCAGAAGCCTCCGTTACTGCCATGGTTTTCGCCCATCCGGAAGCCCGATACTTCAATGTAAGGTGAATGAGCGATGGACAGAACCCAGACCGTTGAACTTGATCATTTTTCATCCGAATCAATGAACACAAAAACCCGAACCCCGGTCAGAAGCCAGGGTTCGGGTTTCTTCTATCATTAATCAAGATGTTTATAAATTACTGTGCTGTACACTTGGCCTTTCGCTTTCGGATCAAGAAACACAGCTGCACTATTGACCGCTGCCATCGCCTCATTGAATCCCGAAGCGATCAACATCGTTTTACTAGGGTAAATGGCTGCATCCCCCGCGACAAACATTCCATCAATGTTCGAGCACATGTCTGTTGCAACGGGAATCCTGCCTTTTTCTGTCTCCAACCCCCACTGGTCATACAAGCTTTTCTCAATATTCAAGCCTTCATAAACAAGAATGTGATCAACTTCCAATTCCATTCCATCCTGTAAGACAACGCCGGTAAGTGTGACCCCATCTCCGACGAGTTCCTCAACCGCCTTGTTTTTATGAATATGGACAGAAGATGCTTCCAATTTATCCAAATCCTGTTCATATACAGCTTTGAACTCCTTCCCCCTGTTTATGACATGGACTTCTTCTGCGACTTTTTCCAAAGCTAGAGACCAGTCGATCCCAACACGGTTTTGTGAAATGACGGCAACTTTTTTTCCGG
Coding sequences within:
- a CDS encoding NAD(P)/FAD-dependent oxidoreductase, producing the protein MKDMYDVTIIGGGTTGLYSAFYSGMRDLKTKVIEYQPDFGGKVSFFYPEKKIYDVGGFPGVSGEDLVANVEEQALSVQPKLVTGKKIKSIEKLDDGSFVLTADDGEAHFSKTVLIASGLGTFEMEPIQVLGREHYDGKQIHYTIRNLKQYTGKKVAVISQNRVGIDWSLALEKVAEEVHVINRGKEFKAVYEQDLDKLEASSVHIHKNKAVEELVGDGVTLTGVVLQDGMELEVDHILVYEGLNIEKSLYDQWGLETEKGRIPVATDMCSNIDGMFVAGDAAIYPSKTMLIASGFNEAMAAVNSAAVFLDPKAKGQVYSTVIYKHLD
- the metH gene encoding methionine synthase, with amino-acid sequence MGSTLFDQHLQKRILVLDGAMGTMLQEADLSPADFGGEAYDGCNEYLNLTYPSLLDSIHSSYLEAGADIIETNTFGATDLVLNDYELGHLAEEINIEAAKIAKQAAARYTTENRPRFVAGAMGPTTKTLSVTGGTTFEALTRAYEEQARGLIKGGVDLLLLETSQDMLNVKAAFLGITRASEGLQKKLPLFISGTIEPMGTTLAGQSIEAFYLSLEHMEPSAVGLNCATGPEFMRDHLRSLSDLATTAVSCYPNAGLPDEEGNYHETPESLAAKVAGFAEKGWLNVVGGCCGTTPAHIKAIAEAVKGFPPRKAPKSHAHAVTGIEPLIYDDPGDRPILIGERTNVIGSRKFKRLIAEGKFEEASEIARAQVKKGAQVIDICLADPDRDEVTDMEAFMKQVVNKVKVPLVIDSTDMNVIEKALTFSQGKVIINSINLEDGVERFKDVLPLVKQYGAALVVGTIDEDGMAVTAERKLEVAKRSHDILVFEYGMNPQDIIFDPLVFPVGTGDEQYIGSAEATIEGIRLIKEHLPLCQTVLGVSNVSFGLPPVGREVLNAVYLYHCTKAGLDYAIVNTEKLERYASIDEKEIKQADELLFNTSDQTLAAFTAFYRGKKKEKKVPTSTMTLAERLAHYVVEGTKEGLLPDLEKALAEYDTPLLIINGPLMDGMAEVGRLFNDNQLIVAEVLQSAEVMKASVAFLEPHMEKGDTSNKKGKVLLATVKGDVHDIGKNLVEIILSNNGFEVVDLGIKVTPAELIAQIKQENPTIVGLSGLLVKSAQQMVLTAQDLAQQKISLPILVGGAALSRKFTHTKISPEYDGPVLYAKDAMDGLSISNQLSTEEQRGKFLEDHAQKQAIALSRAATPTEGDGATAVATRAKSSVSTKVPVFKPHDFEKHVIRRHPVAHIEPYINMQMLIGHHLGLKGKFTKLLEQKNEKALHLKEVVDGLITRAKAEQWVQPSSMYRFFPAQSDGDDIIIYDPGDHSTIVERFAFPRQNKEPHLCLADYLRPVHSGEMDYVGFFAVTAGKGIRKRAVELKEQGHYLESHALQALALETAEGLAEQIHQQIRDKWGFPDPTDFTMQERFSAKYQGQRYSFGYPACPELDDQKKLFQLIQPEEIGIELTEECMMEPEASVTAMVFAHPEARYFNVR